From one Phytohabitans houttuyneae genomic stretch:
- a CDS encoding SDR family oxidoreductase codes for MTAKSLTDKVALVAGGTRGAGRGIATELGAAGATVYVTGRSTRAQRSEYDRPETIEETAELVERAGGVAIPVRVDHLERDQVRELVARIEREQGRLDILVNDIWGAENMVTWERQMWAQDLDKGLRTLRLAIETHIVTSHAALPLLTRRPGGLVVEVTDGTTAYNAANYRVSFFYDLAKVSVNRMGFALAEELRPFGGTAVSLTPGWLRSELMLEHFEVTEETWGDALEKEPHFAISETPAFVGRAVAALAADPDRARWSGQSLSSGGLAQVYGFTDVDGSRPDAWRYIVEVQDAGKPADVSGYR; via the coding sequence ATGACTGCGAAGAGCTTGACGGACAAGGTCGCCCTCGTCGCGGGTGGCACGCGGGGCGCCGGGCGGGGCATCGCCACGGAGTTGGGGGCCGCGGGCGCCACCGTCTACGTGACCGGGCGGTCGACCCGCGCGCAGCGCTCGGAGTACGACCGGCCAGAGACGATCGAAGAGACCGCCGAGCTTGTCGAGCGGGCCGGTGGGGTGGCCATCCCCGTGCGGGTCGACCACCTTGAGCGCGACCAGGTGCGGGAGCTGGTCGCGCGCATCGAGCGGGAGCAGGGGCGGCTCGACATCCTGGTCAACGACATCTGGGGTGCCGAAAACATGGTCACCTGGGAGCGGCAGATGTGGGCGCAGGACCTCGACAAAGGGCTGCGCACGCTCAGGCTCGCGATCGAGACCCACATCGTCACCAGCCACGCGGCATTGCCTCTGCTGACCCGGCGGCCGGGCGGGCTCGTGGTCGAGGTGACCGACGGCACGACGGCGTACAACGCGGCCAACTACCGGGTCTCGTTCTTCTACGACCTCGCCAAGGTCTCGGTCAACCGGATGGGCTTCGCGCTCGCCGAGGAGCTGCGGCCCTTCGGCGGCACGGCGGTCTCGCTCACGCCGGGCTGGCTGCGTTCGGAGCTGATGCTCGAGCACTTCGAGGTGACCGAGGAGACCTGGGGCGACGCGCTGGAAAAGGAGCCGCACTTCGCCATCTCCGAGACGCCGGCGTTCGTCGGGAGGGCGGTGGCCGCGCTCGCCGCCGACCCGGACCGGGCGCGGTGGAGCGGGCAGTCGCTGTCCAGCGGCGGGCTCGCTCAGGTGTATGGGTTCACCGACGTCGACGGCTCGCGGCCGGACGCCTGGCGCTACATCGTGGAGGTGCAGGACGCGGGCAAGCCGGCAGACGTGAGCGGCTATCGCTAA
- the glgX gene encoding glycogen debranching protein GlgX, translating to MLVWPGRRYPLGATYDGVGTNFALYSEVAEAVELCLFDADGTERRIELPEVDAFVWHVFLTGVEPGQRYGFRVHGPYDPGRGLRCNPNKLLLDPYAMAIDGDVRWDPALYGYDLAHPERMSEVDSAPFVPKAVVVNPYFDWGNDRPPRTPYHDTLIYEAHVKGLTWRHPDIPEQLRGTYAGLAHPVMIDHLTRLGVTAIELMPVHQFIHDHHLDGRGLRNYWGYNTIGYFAPYHGYSAMGHLGQQVQEFRGMVRALHAAGIEVILDVVYNHTAEGNHLGPTLGFKGIDNAAYYRLADNAPQSYMDYTGCGNSLNMRGPQTLQLIMDSLRYWVQEMHVDGFRFDLAAALAREFYEVDRLSTFFEVVQQDPVVSRVKLIAEPWDIGPGGYQVGNFPPLWTEWNGKFRDTTRDFWRSQPVLAEFASRISGSADLYQDDGRRPFHSINFVTCHDGFTLTDLVSYNDKHNEANGEENRDGESYNRSWNCGVEGATDDADVLALRARQRRNFLATLLLSQGVPMLSHGDELGRTQRGNNNVYCQDNEFSWVDWEDVDERLLDFVRHLTAFRARHKVFRRRRFFTGDPVKTRSAATPVADMEWFTPDGRQMQGTDWDSDIGALAVFVNGEGIRERGRYGERQSDSSFLLCFNGHHEPVEFVLPPEEYGEKWQTVIDTSESGPVSPEMLGADAKVLVTERSLLVLDRAL from the coding sequence ATGCTGGTGTGGCCTGGGCGCCGGTACCCCTTGGGCGCCACATACGACGGTGTAGGCACCAACTTCGCCCTCTATTCAGAGGTGGCGGAGGCGGTTGAACTTTGTTTGTTCGACGCGGACGGCACTGAGCGGCGCATCGAGCTGCCCGAGGTCGACGCGTTCGTCTGGCACGTCTTTCTGACCGGCGTCGAGCCGGGCCAGCGTTACGGCTTCCGCGTCCACGGTCCGTACGACCCGGGACGCGGGCTCCGCTGCAACCCCAACAAGCTGCTCCTCGACCCGTACGCGATGGCCATCGACGGCGACGTGCGGTGGGATCCCGCGCTGTACGGGTACGACCTGGCCCACCCCGAGCGGATGTCCGAAGTGGACTCGGCGCCGTTCGTGCCGAAGGCCGTCGTGGTCAACCCGTACTTCGACTGGGGCAACGACCGCCCGCCGCGCACGCCGTACCACGACACGCTCATCTACGAGGCGCACGTCAAGGGCCTGACCTGGCGGCACCCGGACATCCCCGAGCAGCTGCGCGGCACGTACGCGGGCCTCGCGCACCCGGTGATGATCGACCACCTCACCCGGCTGGGCGTGACCGCCATCGAGCTGATGCCGGTGCACCAGTTCATCCACGACCACCACCTCGACGGGCGCGGGCTGCGCAACTACTGGGGTTACAACACCATCGGCTACTTCGCGCCATACCACGGCTACTCGGCGATGGGCCACCTCGGGCAGCAGGTGCAGGAGTTCCGGGGCATGGTGCGCGCGCTGCACGCCGCCGGCATCGAGGTCATCCTCGACGTGGTCTACAACCACACGGCCGAGGGCAACCACCTCGGCCCCACGCTCGGCTTCAAGGGCATCGACAACGCCGCGTACTACCGGCTCGCGGACAACGCGCCGCAGAGCTACATGGACTACACCGGGTGCGGCAACAGCCTCAACATGCGCGGCCCGCAGACGCTCCAGCTCATCATGGACTCCCTGCGGTACTGGGTGCAGGAGATGCACGTCGACGGCTTCCGCTTCGACCTCGCCGCCGCGCTGGCCCGCGAGTTCTACGAGGTCGACCGCCTCTCCACGTTCTTCGAGGTGGTGCAGCAGGACCCGGTGGTGAGCCGGGTCAAGCTCATCGCCGAGCCGTGGGACATCGGGCCGGGCGGCTACCAGGTGGGCAACTTCCCTCCCTTGTGGACGGAGTGGAACGGCAAGTTCCGCGACACCACCCGCGACTTCTGGCGCTCGCAGCCGGTGCTCGCCGAGTTCGCCAGCCGCATCAGCGGTTCGGCCGACCTGTACCAGGACGACGGGCGCCGCCCCTTCCACAGCATCAACTTCGTCACCTGCCACGACGGCTTCACGCTCACCGACCTCGTGTCGTACAACGACAAGCACAACGAGGCCAACGGTGAGGAGAACCGCGACGGCGAGAGCTACAACCGCTCGTGGAACTGCGGCGTCGAGGGCGCCACCGACGACGCCGACGTGCTCGCGCTGCGCGCCCGGCAGCGCCGCAACTTCCTCGCCACGCTGCTGCTCTCGCAGGGTGTGCCGATGCTGAGCCACGGCGACGAGCTGGGCCGCACGCAGCGGGGCAACAACAACGTGTACTGCCAGGACAACGAGTTCTCGTGGGTGGACTGGGAGGACGTGGACGAGCGGCTGCTCGACTTCGTCCGCCACCTCACCGCCTTCCGGGCCCGCCACAAGGTCTTCCGCCGCCGCCGCTTCTTCACCGGCGACCCGGTCAAGACGCGCAGCGCGGCGACACCGGTGGCGGACATGGAGTGGTTCACGCCGGACGGGCGGCAGATGCAGGGCACCGACTGGGACAGCGACATCGGCGCGCTGGCGGTCTTCGTCAATGGCGAGGGCATCCGCGAGCGCGGCCGGTACGGCGAGCGGCAGTCGGACAGCTCCTTCCTGCTCTGCTTCAACGGCCACCACGAGCCGGTCGAGTTCGTGCTGCCGCCGGAGGAGTACGGCGAGAAGTGGCAGACGGTCATCGACACCTCCGAGTCGGGCCCGGTGAGCCCGGAGATGCTCGGCGCCGACGCCAAGGTGCTGGTGACCGAGAGATCCCTGCTCGTGCTGGACCGGGCGCTGTAA